Proteins found in one Promicromonospora sukumoe genomic segment:
- a CDS encoding Gfo/Idh/MocA family protein: MFSLGIVGAGQFAGQFAKLWRLHPGVGDIVVTDLLPERAQRLADEYDLAGTVPSFEDLLASDVDAIAIFTQRWTHGPLVVQALRAGKHVYSSVPMAISEEEIRAIVEAVRETGLTYMMGETSHYNPATVHAREQAAKGAFGRLFYAEGDYLHDMDLGFYDAYRYSGGEGWKATASYPPLMYPTHSLGGILGAWQTHATSVSAIGVLDDRGDGVFDKDVSQFDNDFSNATALFEAAGGGAFRINEFRRVGFPSHIRESRFRFFGTEASMEQLVNVSLWQDKEEVTDLTEHLRPKPTLSPDDPSLEHVSPALRDAFTSGSAPVHDRSRLPKEFANVSNGHEGSHHFLADDFVTAVTTGALPPVNAWVAARYTLPGIVAHHSALKGGVRLDIPDLGDAPEA; the protein is encoded by the coding sequence GTGTTCTCACTCGGCATCGTCGGAGCCGGCCAGTTCGCCGGTCAGTTCGCCAAGCTCTGGCGCCTGCACCCCGGGGTCGGCGACATCGTCGTCACCGACCTCCTGCCCGAGCGGGCGCAGCGGCTCGCCGACGAGTACGACCTCGCCGGGACCGTCCCGTCCTTCGAGGACCTGCTCGCCTCCGACGTCGACGCCATCGCGATCTTCACGCAGCGCTGGACGCACGGGCCGCTGGTGGTCCAGGCGCTGCGCGCCGGCAAGCACGTGTACTCCTCGGTGCCGATGGCGATCTCCGAGGAGGAGATCCGGGCCATCGTCGAGGCGGTCCGGGAGACCGGGCTGACCTACATGATGGGCGAGACCAGCCACTACAACCCGGCCACCGTGCACGCCCGCGAGCAGGCCGCCAAGGGCGCCTTCGGGCGGCTGTTCTACGCCGAGGGCGACTACCTGCACGACATGGACCTCGGCTTCTACGACGCCTACCGGTACAGCGGCGGCGAGGGCTGGAAGGCCACCGCGAGCTACCCGCCGCTGATGTACCCCACGCACTCCCTGGGCGGCATCCTCGGCGCCTGGCAGACGCACGCGACCAGCGTCTCGGCCATCGGCGTGCTCGACGACCGCGGCGACGGCGTGTTCGACAAGGACGTCAGCCAGTTCGACAACGACTTCTCCAACGCCACGGCGCTGTTCGAGGCCGCGGGCGGCGGCGCGTTCCGGATCAACGAGTTCCGCCGGGTCGGCTTCCCGTCGCACATCCGCGAGTCCCGGTTCCGGTTCTTCGGCACCGAGGCCAGCATGGAGCAGCTCGTGAACGTGAGCCTCTGGCAGGACAAGGAGGAGGTCACCGACCTCACCGAGCACCTGCGGCCCAAGCCCACGCTCTCGCCCGACGACCCGTCCCTGGAGCACGTCTCGCCCGCGCTGCGGGACGCCTTCACCTCGGGCTCGGCGCCGGTGCACGACCGCTCGCGGCTGCCCAAGGAGTTCGCGAACGTGTCCAACGGCCACGAGGGCAGCCACCACTTCCTGGCCGACGACTTCGTCACGGCCGTCACGACCGGCGCCCTGCCGCCCGTGAACGCCTGGGTCGCGGCGCGGTACACGCTGCCCGGCATCGTCGCGCACCACTCCGCGCTCAAGGGCGGCGTCCGGCTGGACATCCCCGACCTCGGGGACGCGCCGGAGGCCTGA
- the lnt gene encoding apolipoprotein N-acyltransferase: MTQAALTARTGPVDRAALLDPPLLPLWAAVPVAAAAGLALDGAFPSLGWWPLAFVAVTLSLLTFIGRRAWGAVLVGAVFGATFFFPHVSWSSRFLGDDPLGWVPWVALAAVQTLFLAALSPLITLAYRWVPRWRATGPVRLVVLPLLVAGTWMTRELAMGSWPYGGFPWGRLGMSQSASPIAPVASWLGVSGLGFAMVLLCAMVIELLRSSRRGADAAVRRRAWIAALPAVALAALLLVTPQFPTADAGTLRVGAAQGDGPAAFSDERTSGDLLRSQLAASAPLTDDQVDLVVWPEGGVDSDPLADAGTAWALGDAARRYGAPLLVNAASSDGDLTYNRSFLWTEDGATATHSKRHPVPFGEYVPDRWLYGAIVPSLVNLLGREYTPGTDVPAVDTGDAVVGLAICFDVVFDDVIREGIDNGAQAFMFQTNNADFRGTDENLQQTAFARMRAIETGRSVVNLSTTGTSQVFGPDGAAGPALPADEPGLIVTDVELRDGVTAGVALGPWLQVLIAGGTLLALVALAVAVRRRA; the protein is encoded by the coding sequence GTGACGCAGGCAGCACTGACCGCACGGACCGGTCCCGTCGACCGGGCGGCCCTCCTGGACCCCCCGCTCCTGCCGCTGTGGGCGGCGGTCCCCGTGGCCGCCGCGGCGGGCCTGGCGCTCGACGGCGCCTTCCCCTCCCTCGGGTGGTGGCCGCTCGCGTTCGTCGCGGTGACCCTCTCCCTGCTCACGTTCATCGGCCGGCGGGCGTGGGGCGCCGTCCTGGTGGGCGCGGTCTTCGGGGCGACCTTCTTCTTCCCGCACGTCTCGTGGTCCTCGCGGTTCCTCGGCGACGACCCGCTGGGCTGGGTGCCCTGGGTCGCGCTCGCCGCCGTGCAGACCCTGTTCCTCGCGGCCCTGTCCCCGCTGATCACGCTGGCCTACCGGTGGGTGCCGCGCTGGCGTGCCACCGGCCCCGTGCGGCTGGTCGTGCTGCCCCTGCTCGTCGCGGGCACCTGGATGACGCGCGAGCTCGCGATGGGCTCCTGGCCGTACGGCGGCTTCCCGTGGGGGCGCCTCGGCATGAGCCAGTCCGCGAGCCCGATCGCGCCCGTCGCGTCGTGGCTGGGTGTGTCCGGCCTGGGCTTCGCCATGGTGCTGCTGTGCGCCATGGTGATCGAGCTGCTGCGGAGCAGCCGGCGCGGGGCCGACGCCGCCGTCCGGCGTCGGGCCTGGATCGCGGCCCTGCCCGCCGTGGCCCTCGCCGCCCTCCTGCTCGTCACGCCCCAGTTCCCCACGGCCGACGCCGGCACCCTGCGCGTCGGCGCCGCCCAGGGGGACGGCCCCGCCGCGTTCTCCGACGAGCGGACGTCCGGCGACCTGCTGCGCTCCCAGCTCGCGGCCTCCGCGCCCCTGACCGACGACCAGGTCGACCTCGTCGTCTGGCCCGAGGGCGGCGTGGACAGCGACCCGCTCGCCGACGCCGGCACCGCCTGGGCGCTCGGCGACGCCGCCCGCAGGTACGGCGCCCCGCTGCTCGTCAACGCCGCGTCGTCGGACGGCGACCTCACCTACAACCGGTCGTTCCTCTGGACCGAGGACGGCGCCACCGCCACCCACAGCAAGCGGCACCCCGTCCCGTTCGGCGAGTACGTGCCGGACCGGTGGCTGTACGGCGCCATCGTCCCCAGCCTCGTCAACCTGCTCGGCCGCGAGTACACGCCCGGCACCGACGTGCCCGCCGTGGACACCGGCGACGCCGTCGTCGGCCTCGCCATCTGCTTCGACGTCGTGTTCGACGACGTGATCCGCGAGGGCATCGACAACGGCGCCCAGGCCTTCATGTTCCAGACGAACAACGCCGACTTCCGCGGCACCGACGAGAACCTGCAGCAGACCGCGTTCGCCCGCATGCGCGCCATCGAGACCGGCCGCTCCGTGGTCAACCTCTCGACCACGGGCACCAGCCAGGTCTTCGGGCCCGACGGCGCCGCCGGCCCCGCCCTGCCCGCCGACGAACCCGGGCTCATCGTCACCGACGTCGAGCTGCGCGACGGCGTCAC